DNA sequence from the Quercus lobata isolate SW786 unplaced genomic scaffold, ValleyOak3.0 Primary Assembly Scq3eQI_73, whole genome shotgun sequence genome:
ATTTCGTTGGcaaattcgtgagcaaatcaatagtcttcaatttttacacccctccatctgcacataactggaatccttatttcgggtacctcggtgagacatattcaatggacgataaatctcttgatttcaatcgaaaaaatataaaatttgtgtccatattcaagctccgaatgtttactttctaaaacattcaggccgcgcccaaGACATCCTTACCATTCACAAGTtactgtcgaaacggtgaccgatggtcacttttcaacgtattttctaagtgattactgctcgtgaataacttccactaacatattttttacgcaaaatctgATTTCGAGAATATTggtctcacgatataggaaaaatatttccttgccaaattcgtgagcaaatcaatagtcttcaatttttacacccctccatctgcacataactggaatcctaaTTGCGGatacctcggtgggacatattacatggacgataaatctcttgatttcaatcgaaaaaatacaaaatttgtgttcatattcaagttccgaatgtgtactttctaaaacattcaggccgcgcccaaaaaatccttaccgttcacaagttactgtcgaaacggtgaccgaaggtcacttttcaacgtattttctaagtgattactgctcgtgaataacttgccactaacatattttttacgcaaaatttgatttcgagaacattggtcacgcgatataggaaaaatatttccaagccaaaatcgtgtgctaatcgcTAGACAactatttttacgcccctccatcggcacataactggaatccttatttcgggtatctcggtgggacatattcaaaggacaataactctctcgatttcaattgaaaacatgcaaaatttgtgttcatattcaggcttcgaatgtgtactttctaaaatattaaggccgcatccaaaaattccataccgttcaaaagttatagtcgaagtggtgaccgaaggtcacttttcaacacattttctaaccgattacggctcgtgaataactggccactaacatattttttacccaaaatttgatttgaggattattgatctcacgatataggaaaaatgtttccttgccaaattcgtgagcaaatcaatagtcttcaatttttaaaacacccctccatctgcacataactggatATCCTAATTTCGGGTACTCTGGTGGGACATATTAATGGACGATAACTCTCTTGATTCACtcgaaaaattcaaatttgtgttcatattcaagctccgaatgtgtactttctaaaacattctggccgcgcccaaaaaatccttaccgttcacaagttactgtcgaaacggtgaccgaaggtcacttttcaacgtattttctaagtcattactgctcgtgaataacttgccactaacatattttttacgcaaaatctgatttcgagaacattggtctcgcgatataggaaaaatatttccaagccaaaatcgtgtgctaatcgttagactactatttttacgcccctccatcggcacataactggaatccttatttcgggtatctcggtgggacatattcaaaggacaataactctctcgatttcaatcgaaaacatgcaaaatttgtgttcatattcaggctccgaatgtgtactttctaaaatattaaggccgcatccaaaaattccttaccgttcaaaagttatagtcaaagtggtgaccgaaggtcacttttcaacacattttctaagcgattacggctcgtgaataactggccactaacatattttttacccaaaatttgatttgaggattattgatctcacgatataggaaaaatatttccttgccaaattcgtgagcaaatcaatagtcttcaatttttacacccctccatctgcacataactggaatccttatttcgggtacctcggtgggacatattcaatggacgataaatctcttgatttcaatcgaaaaaatataaaatttgtgttcatattcaagctccgaatgtgtactttctaaaacattcaggccgcgcccaaaaaatccttaccgttcacaagttactgtcgaaacggcgaccgaaggtcacttttcaacgtagtttctaagtgattactgctcgtgaataacttgccactaacatattttttacgcaaaatctgatttcgagaacattgggctcacgatataggaaaaatatttccttgccaaattcgtgagcgaatcaatagtcttcaacttttacacccctccatctgcacataactggaatccttatttcgggtacctcggtgggacatattcaacgGACGATAAATGTCTAGATTTGAAtcgaaaaagtataaaatttgtGTCCATATTCAAGCTcggaatgtgtactttctaaaacattcaggccgcgccgAAAACATTcttaccgttcacaagttattgtcgaaacggtgaccgaaggtcacttttcaacgtattttctatgtcattactgctcgtgaataacttgccactaacatattttttacgaaaaatctgatttcgagaacattggtcttgcgatataggaaaaatatttccaagccaaaatcgtgtgctaatcgttagactactatttttacgcccctccatcggcacataactcTAATCCTTATTACGGGTAtatcggtgggacatattcaaaggacaataactctctcgatttcaatcgaaaacatgcaaaatttgtgttcatattcaggctccgaatgtgtactttctaaaatattcaggccgcatccaaaaattccataccgttcaaaagttatagtcaaagaggtgaccgaaggtcacttttcaacacattttctaagcgattacggctcgtgaataactggccactaacatattttttagccaaaatttgatttgaggattattgacctcatgatataggaaaaatatttccttgccaaattcgtgagcaaatcaatagtcttcaatttttacacccctccatctgcacataactggaatccaaatttcgggtacctcggtgggacatattcaatggacgataaatctcttgatttcaatcgaaaaaatataaaatttgtgttcatattcaagctccgaatgtgtactttctaaaacattcaggccgcgcccaaaaaatccttaccgttcacaagttactgtcgaaacggtgaccgaaggtcacttttcaacgtattttctaagtgattactgctcgtgaataacttccactaacatattttttacgcaaaatctgatttcgagaacattggtctcgcgatataggaaaaatatttccaaaccaaaatcgtgtgctaatcgttagactactatttttacgcccgtccatcggcacataactggaatccttcttacgggtatctcggtgggacatattcaaaggacaataactctctcgatttcaattgaaaacatgcaaaatttttgttcatattcaggctccgaatgtgtactttctaaaatattcaggccgcatccaaaaattccttaccgttctaAAGTTATAGTCGAAgaggtgaccgaaggtcacttttcaacccattttctaagcgattacggctcgtgaataactggccactaacatattttttacccaaaatttgatttgaggactattgatctcacgatataggaaaaatatttccttgccaaattcgtgagcaaatcaatagtcttcaatttttacacccctccatctgcacataactggaatcctaatttcgggtacctcggtgggacatattcaatggacgataaatctcttgatttcaatcgaaaaaatataaaatttgtgttcatattcaagctccgaatgtgtactttctaaaacattctggccgcgcccaaaaaatccttaccgttcacaagttactgtcgaaacggtgaccgaaggtcacttttcaacgtattttctaagtgattactgctcgtgaataacttgccactaacatattttttacgcaaaatttgatttcgagaacattggtctcgcgatataggaaaaatatgtccaagccaaaatcgtgtgctaatcgcTAGACAACtatttttatgcccctccatcggcacataactggaatccttatttcgggtatctcggtgggacatattcaatggacaataactctctcgatttcaattgaaaacatgcaaaatttgtgttcatattcaggctccgaatgtgtactttctaaaatattaaggccgcatccaaaaattccttaccgttcaaaagttatagtcgaagtggtgaccgaaggtcacttttcaacacattttctaaccgattacggctcgtgtataactggccactaacatattttttacccaaaatttgatttgaggattattgatctcacgatataggaaaaatgtttccttgccaaattcgtgagcaaatcaatagtcttcaatttttacacccctccatctgcacataactggaatccttatttcgggtacctcggtgggacatattcaatggacgataaatctcttgatttcaatcgaaaaaatataaaatttgtgttcatattcaagctccgaatgtgtactttctaaaacattcaggccgcgcccaaaacatccttaccgttcacaagttactgtcgaaacggtgaccgaaggtcacttttcaacgtattttctaagtgattactgctTGTGAATAACttccactaacatattttttacgcaaaatctgatttcgagaacattggtctcgtgatataggaaaaatatttccttgccaaattcgtgagcaaatcaatagtcttcaatttttacacccctccatctgcacataactggaatccttatttcgggtacctcggtgggacatattcaatggacgataaatctcttgatttcaatcgaaaaaatataaaatttgtgttcatattcaagctccgaatgtgtactttctaaaacattcaggccgcgcccaaaacatccttaccgttcacaagttactgtcgaaacggtgaccgaaggtcacttttcaacgtattttctaagtgattactgctcgtgaataacttgccactaacatattttttacgcaaaatctgatttcgagaacattggtctcgcgatataggaaaaatatttccttgccaaattcgtgggcaaatcaatagtcttcaatttttacacccctccatctgcacataactggaatccttatttcgggtacctcggtgggacatattcaacggacgataaatctctagatttcaatcgaaaaagtataaaatttgtgtccatattcaagctccgaatgtgtactttctaaaacattcaggccgcgcccaaaacatccttaccgttcacaagttattgtcgaaacggtgaccgaaggtcacttttcaacgtattttctatgtcattactgctcgtgaataacttgccactaacatattttttacgcaaaatctgatttcgagaacattggtctcgcgatataggaaaaatatttccaagccaaaatcgtgtgctaatcgttagactactatttttacgcccctccatcggcacataactggaatccttattacgggtatctcggtgggacatattcaaaggacaataactctctcgatttcaattgaaaacatgcaaaatttgtgttcatattcaggctccgaatgtgtactttctaaaatattcaggccgcatccaaaaattccttaccgttcaaaagttatagtcgaagaggtgaccgaaggtcacttttcaacacattttctaacgattacggctcgtgaataactggccgctaacatattttttacccaaaatttgatttgaggattattgatctcacgatatagggaaaatatttccttgtcaaattcgtgagcaaatcaatagtcttcaatttttacacccctccatctgcacataactggaatcctaaTTTCGGatacctcggtgggacatattacatggacgataaatctcttgatttcaatcgaaaaaatacaaaatttgtgttcatattcaagctccgaatgtgtactttctaaaacattcaggccacgccaaaaaaatccttaccgttcacaagttactgtcgaaacggtgaccgaaggtcacttttcaacgtattttctaagtgattactgctcgtgaataacttgccactaacatattttttacgcaaaatttgatttcgagaacattggtcacgcgatataggaaaaatatttccaagccaaaatcgtgtgctaatcgcTAGACAACtattttacgcccctccatcggcacataactggaatccttatttcgggtatctcggtgggacatattcaaaggacaataactctctcgatttcaattgaaaacatgcaaaatttgtgttcatattcaggctccgaatgtgtactttctaaaatattaaggccgcatccaaaaattccataccgttcaaaacttatagTCGaagtggtgaccgaaggtcacttttcaacacattttctaaccGATTACGActcgtgaataactggccactaacatattttttacccaaaatttgatttgaggattattgatctcacgatataggaaaaatgtttccttgccaaattcgtgagcaaatcaatagtctgTGTGGAGTTCAAACAATTTATAAGAAGTTGTCCAATACATAGCAAACACAAACACATTCAGTGCCAAACAACCAGTGCACCATTCCAGGTCTCTCCAAatcataatcaaaacaaaatccacCACCATTGTTAACTTATAGTAACTCAGTTTATACAAATGCACAACTTAATACACAAGTTTAATTTTTCCATATGTATTACATAATAGAAGTAAAATTATTAGGACATATGATATGCAATCACTTCTTATTCTGGGAGCTGCTTGTGTTGTTAGAAGTTTGCTTGGaggttcttttttttgtaagatCTTTCTGCACAGTAAGGGGAGAATACATTTTTCAGATTCATTGTTCATTGtgcataaatatttaaatttctaataaggttaacaaaaaaacattattagTAAGAAAGGTTATGATGAAGCAATTAATAATGAGTTTTTTACTTCTTACCAATTGTGTATTTCCAAAGACGTCATCTATTAGGTTGTCATCAGTTACATCCTTCAAGCTTGTAAGTAATTTAATATCTAAAGTAGCAATAGAATCGTTTGCAATAGTTTGGTCATGGCTAAACAGTGTTTCTGATGGTTTAATCTGAATGTTGTCAACAACAACATTTCCTGAGTGTTTGTTAGACTCAGATTTAAAGACACTTGTGACAGTGTAAACTTCCCATCCCTCTTTGACATTGTAATCATCAACTTTTATTTGGAATGTATAAGATTTTCCAAGCAAGCTTTGAATTTCTTGAGGTACTTTATTTGGCTCTTGATTCTACACAACATGATGTAAGGCCCATAAATTGTtagtataataaaaacattaggTTTAAGCATTAAATTGGAAGTGGTTAAGAATTTAGATTAGATACTTTTGAAGAAAGTTACATAGCggttttttgaattattttttctgcatctttatcaaaaagaacaaaagaagtTGTCCCAGTATGATCCTTCACTTGGATTTGTAGTTTGTAACTGTATATAATAATGAGAGAAGTTAGAAAGTGTAATCAGGTCATTTGTACATTTATAATTAAAGcaattatcattttgttttcCTATGCAGTCATTTGAACAGTTATATAGTATAAACAATGAAGAATTTGGTCACCTAGGCATAGGGAGCTGAGATTCAGAATTGCAACTGTTACaccaaaacatattattttgttgttttactttttgCTTGCAAAGTTGACATGAGATTTAATTCCACTCAAATTCTGTTTCTATGTTTACAATATCCGCATAACAGGTAAAAAATCTTTCCTACAAAATCAGTCATTCTAGTTAGttttaattgaataatataGATTTAGATTTGAAATAGTTCAAGATAAAGAAAACCTTGACTCCTTCCACCCATTCCAATGCTTTAATTTTTGCCAATGACATCGTAGTCTGCAATATCAATTCTGATtcagatttgggttttttgtcaTGTGCTGGAATAGATCGAACAACATTATCGTATTCATTCTCAACAACTTTATATCTGAAGAAAGgaagacataattttttttataaaaaaaatccattcatAATCCATCATAGAGAATTAGTAAAGTAAATGTTTATGAACCTGTCAATGAGCTTAGAAACCTCTGTAATGTCCAAATTGACGAAAACTTTACTTGCACTTGTGGTGTTAAGATTCAGTTTGCCTtataaaaaaaccataaaacacATTGAAGAATTtgttatacacatttttttattatcatataaaaagtgttatatatacatatactaCCTATCTTTTAGTACCTTGGAATGCTTTTACAGTTGTTGAAGTAACAATAATTATATAAGgaccttcatcttctttgaaGTCATTTTTAGTCATTGTTTCAGCACTTTCATCCCACAATGATAGTTTTAGCTCTTTGTCCCTAATGGTACATTACAGCATTCAAAAGACATTAAAATGTGAGATTTGCTACCATTCATAATTAAATACAGTAGTTAAAAACAATCCTAGTGTTAATAATTGAAAGAGTGGAAAACTTGAAAAAACGAATAAGCAATTCATCTCTATATTTACACAACCATGTAAAGTAAAAGGGAACACATAGGAAgcctaaaaggagaaagaagttaattcaaacaaacaaatttaacTGAATAATAGAACCATAGTAAACTCATACTTAACAGAAAAACGTGTTGAATAAGTGATCACATAAAGCAATTGGGAACattgttaaataattttcacatttttgaTACTTAATAGCATGGTTTCATGGCAGGCCTGCCAAAATCACATGCCATAACCAATACCTATTGTAGCATTGAGTCCAATATTACTTCAACCATCTCCACTAAATAGTCTgaaagatttcaaaatatgcaatTTGAAATTCAAGTATAACTTTTATGATGGGTGCAATGTGCATCTCatgttcaatttttaaatagaattATATTCCGTGCAACCCTCTCTAAACTCCATTTAGAAATGATACCTAGTCAACTTAACAGTGTGTGCAAGACCAGAAGGTCTAAACCCAACCCGGCTTCCCATCCAtactataaattaataataattattgaaTGTTACTGAAAtaaaaacttaacatttatatTCGATTAATTATAATAGAGTTGAACTTTATAACCATAAATGTGCAACACAGCTAGGTTCAAAAGTCTAATCTGGTCATTAGTGTTCAAACTGAGATAGAAGTACTTTTCAAGTAGATTTTTATagttcaaatattaaaaaaagtatagtttttcatataaataggGTGGTGGGCTGAAACCCAGTTGGAAGGAAGATGAATAGAAATAAAAGTGCTTGGGTTCAGAGACattcatatatttcttttatcatttaattttgtcAGAATAGTAAACAGAGTCacatgaagaaacaaaagaattattttgaggTAAATGGGAGTAAAATGAAATGTTCCTTACTCAGGTAGTAGAACTTGGAGATTTCTTATATTTGTAGAGCCGTTGTGAAAGTGAACTTGTTCAATGGGTCCAACAGCAGTAAGTTTGCCAATCATATCTGCAATTTTgtacacataaaaaataatgtttgaaggatgaattttgattaattaaaatgGGGAAGAGGTGAAGTAAAACATAATTTACCTGTTAGGTAAGAATTGTCATTCAAACGATTGTTGATACAATCATATGTTGCAAATTCAAAGGCATGCATAGGTATGAGTTCACTTTCTTCATTGCACTCCTTAACTGAAGTTGTTAAGAGGAAAATGATGTTCAGGTCATTTGAAACTGGTCTATAACCTTTATTTGTCACGATtacttcaaagtttgaaatgaTAAAGGTTCCTCCTTCACGTAGGATGGCACTAAATTTTTGAAAGACATTCTTTCTTACAATTGCATGCATTAAGTTTTTCTGTAAAAAGGAAAATGGAAGTCAAAAGttagtttatatattatattacaaatACAATGAATAGTTGAAAGATTCAAACATCTTATTGTTGTCAAGTATGATAATCTTTTCATCGATAAAGATCATGTCAAGACTGATGAAGTTATTTCCACTTCTCTTATTCACCGCTTTCCAAATTCTGCATATTCTCACTCTAATTCTCCATGTCTCCTTAGCATAAGATATTTGATCAAGAAAGCTGTATCCTTTGGACATTGTTATACCGCACAGCTGCAATAAAATGTAAATGTATTAGAGATActattaaaaatgataatggaAGTTTTACTTTAAAAACAACGTAAAATAAAACCAGCATGTCTTTATAGATCAATAAAAGTTTACAAATACGATATCATATACCTCTTGGtaaattggaaaatatttcttTGTACACTATGTTTTTAGCCAAGAATTGTGTTCGGTTCTTGTCATTTACTATCAAGATTTTAAGACCATTTCTATTAGTGACTCTAGATATTGCAACATATAACTGGCCATGAGTGAAAATAGACTGATAAAAACAGGCCTACTCTATTTAAAGATTGGCCCTAGCTTTTGTTTATTGTCATTACAAATGAAATAGAAATTGGGAATTGTCTTTGCTTCAGAATGAATGGCCACTTTGATTCTGTAGGGGACAAAATAATTCTTAGAATAAAGACTTTAGAGCCAATATTTGTCCTAGTTATAATCTTTGCCTCAATAACCCAATCAGCAAGCTGGGTGACAATCAATCGTGTTCCATTACATAAACCTGCAGTTTGATTAAGGTTTCTCAATAACATTATAGGGATTCCAACTTTCAGCTTCAGCTCGTGTTTGGGAATTCCAGGAAACTCAAGTGAATTCAGAAACTCAACTGGATACAACATGTCTAAATCAATAATGCTATTAGAACTTTTGCATACTGTATTTGAGCTAAGATAGACATGTTCTTCTTCATCAACTAAAGAAAGAATCTgatcatttattttgttaacaatttcatttgTTGGTGCTAAAATTGCTCTCTCTTGCAGGTATTATGAGTCTTTCATCTTATCATGCATATCAGGATATGTGACATTAATGATATCAGCTATTGGATCTctggttgatttttttaataaatcctTTGGAATCTCAATCTAGCTTTCTCCATCTACATTCTCAAATTCACCATTTCCAATCCTTAAAATCCAATTCCCAAAGTCTACAATAGATTGACCATCTTccaaattattgaaattttgattaAGCCTCATATTTTCTGTAAGCATAAATATCTCACAATGATTCCAAATTACAGATTTGTTTATGGCCGATGCAACAATATCTTCTCTTCTACCCTTTGGTATTATAGGCAAGATCTGTCTGAAATCTCCCCCAACAATAACTGTGATACCACCAAAAACTTTATTAGGATCAAAGTTACTAGAGAAGCGCAATATGTCTCTCAATGTTCTATCAAGAGCCTCAAAACAATGATGATGTGCCATAGGAGCTTCATcccaaattatcaattttgtagCACAAAGCAATTCAGCCAactgtgttttttgtttaatatcaCACACTGAATCTTCATTCACACATAATGGGATACGAAATCTTGAGTGAGCTGTACGTCCCCCTGGAAGAAGGAGTGATGCAATTCCTAAAGATACCACTGCTAGAACAATTTCACCACTGGATGGGAGGAAAGACATTATTGTTTTATACACAAAAGTTTTGCCAGTTCCACCATGGCCATACAAAAAGAACATCTTTCCTTCACCTTTCAGAACAACTTGGACAACTCGaacaaatacatttttttgtaGAATGTTCAATTTTGTATATGATAAGGCATACTCAACAGCCAATGCTTCCTTGTCATAACTCAATTCTTCTTCAAGCATTCTGTTATTCCTTTCCTTAATAAGAGACATATCAGGTAAAGGCATAGGTGGATAGTCTTTCAATGACTTTCCAGCTTTAATCAAAAGcttttcaatttcatataaGGCATAATTTCTCAATTGATTTTCAGAAAGCTGAAGTTGATCAAACCGTAAGATTTGCCTCTGCCTAAATAAAATATCTTCTGAAAAATCTTTCCAATTCAATTCCCATATCTATTCTGGCTGTGAAACCTCACAAAAAAGAAGTATAGTCACAAAAAATTCTCGAACTTGTTGTCCAGTAGCCCAATTTGATGCTTCTTTTATAGCATCATTCCACTCTCTATCTCCATCCAGTAGCCCAAAAGCAAAACATGCAGCTTTAAAAGAAGGATACAATTGACCATTAACAATTTTGATAATAACAGTTTTGATTTCATCAAAACTTGTAGCACCTTTTACAACATTTAATAGCATTCTAAGATAGAATCGTTCTCCACTTAAACGGTGCGCATAATAGATTCTACCAATGGACTGACCTGACTTTCTTCTCCTccattctttgtttttcttgtacCAAACCCATTTTGTTCGAAAGTCTTGGAAGGTTAGCTGCCTAGAATCTTCATATAGTCGATTTGCTGTCATCCACTCTATAAATACAGTTTTCTCAATTCTTGGTCTATTTACCATATTATCCAAATATTCATAATCAGAAATAGTgacttgattttcatttttcatatgaaACTTCAATCTCTGAACAGCTGGTTCATGGTAATGAATCTCAAACTGGAAAATTCCCCATGATGCTTCTGATGCTGATATATATCTGCAGTCAAGATATGTTTTCATTTCATCTTTTTCTAATATAGATTCCATTCCATCATTTGAATTGTAGACTACATTTTCTTCCAAAACAGCAGTAACACGATCTGTGCCTTTattaatgtatttaaaaagataTTTGATGGCCTTTGATTGATTACACCATTCAACATTTAAGTACGACTGATACTTCACGGACAAAACGTTTAGGGAAATGCTTGGTACAATTGTTATCAACCATGCAAGGAGAATTTGGCTTAGCTGCACCACATGGCCCATGCATCATGAATTGCTTAACAGCTTCATGTCCAATCGAATCTTCCAAAGAATCTGGAATTTCAGCACTGATTATGTT
Encoded proteins:
- the LOC115972742 gene encoding uncharacterized protein LOC115972742, encoding MLYPVEFLNSLEFPGIPKHELKLKVGIPIMLLRNLNQTAGLCNGTRLIVTQLADWVIEAKIITRTNIGSKLCGITMSKGYSFLDQISYAKETWRIRVRICRIWKAVNKRSGNNFISLDMIFIDEKIIILDNNKMFESFNYSLYL
- the LOC115972744 gene encoding uncharacterized protein LOC115972744; protein product: MCCRSEVDPNNLFDVPISYGPGTSTLQCKTTKGNLFKVPISYGSGICTFQGHDKNGATKILKSGKTAGIINKQLVEAPIIGCDFYFGNVENTLVLSQLNDEILQRCDIEVIDENLLDVPVDVMVEEVATDFIQNNVNTIFGSTSHESNTISGNDLHNEHLIHVISPVEVAAPTGADAAETSSAVAVDADVPPPTTSGKFTEPWNFGKPTQTCESCGAILWYDERNVKSRRPSQPKFSLCCSEGLIYLPLLKHAPLVLEELLNYDGPSFVHFHDNYRRYNAIFAITSMGGKVNRIVNDGNGAYVFRLNGQNHHLIGSLLPVEGSEPKFAQLYIFDTKNEVQHRIRSISSDKENDGIVPEIVNSLIYMLDENNALVKYNLPTNSKVAGLIVNDFDPNNGYRDIIVEDRDRGLQRISEIHPAFMAMQYPLLFPYGEDGFYLGIPKRLRGSMQESENSTVTMREYYAFRIQQRLSEGNTLISGGRLFQQFIIDAYCFVYMIEFQKRGLPHAHILVFLHPDDKYPVPEDIDNIISAEIPDSLEDSIGHEAVKQFMMHGPCGAAKPNSPCMVDNNCTDRVTAVLEENVVYNSNDGMESILEKDEMKTYLDCRYISASEASWGIFQFEIHYHEPAVQRLKFHMKNENQVTISDYEYLDNMVNRPRIEKTVFIEWMTANRLYEDSRQLTFQDFRTKWVWYKKNKEWRRRKSGQSIGRIYYAHRLSGERFYLRMLLNVVKGATSFDEIKTVIIKIVNGQLYPSFKAACFAFGLLDGDREWNDAIKEASNWATGQQRQILRFDQLQLSENQLRNYALYEIEKLLIKAGKSLKDYPPMPLPDMSLIKERNNRMLEEELSYDKEALAVEYALSYTKLNILQKNVFVRVVQVVLKGEGKMFFLYGHGGTGKTFVYKTIMSFLPSSGEIVLAVVSLGIASLLLPGGRTAHSRFRIPLCVNEDSVCDIKQKTQLAELLCATKLIIWDEAPMAHHHCFEALDRTLRDILRFSSNFDPNKVFGGITVIVGGDFRQILPIIPKGRREDIVASAINKSVIWNHCEIFMLTENMRLNQNFNNLEDGQSIVDFGNWILRIGNGEFENVDGES